In Paraglaciecola sp. T6c, the sequence AGTCAGTAGCTTGCATCACAATACGTACCGCTCGTGCATACAACTTTTGATTACTGGCGTTAAGATCCACCATTAGGTTTTGATAAGTCTTACCAATGCGGATCATGCTGGCCGTGCTAAGCATATTTAGTATGAGTTTCTGGGCAGTGCCTGATTTTAAGCGTGTAGAGCCGGTCAGGACTTCAGGACCCACTTGGGCACAAATATCAATATCTGCTATCTGACCGATGACAGAGTTGGGACTGCAATTTACTGCAATAGTTGTTGCTTTACACTGCTTGGCGTACTCTAAACCTGCAGCCACATAAGGCGTACGGCCACTGGCAGCAATACCCACCAATGTATCTTTATCACTAAAATTAAGGGCTTTTAAGTCAGCTACGCCCATTGCTCGGTCATCTTCTGCACCTTCAACGGCGTGTATCACTGCTTTTTCGCCTCCCGCGATCAAGCCGATAACCATCCCCTCTGGCACGCTAAAGGTTGGCATACACTCTACCGCATCGAGTATGCCTAAGCGCCCGCTCGTACCGGCGCCCATATAAACCAAACGACCACCTCGGTTAAAGCTTGATACAATAGCTTCCACTCCAGAGGTAATATCCGCCATTGCTGCGCTCACCGCAGCAGCAACTTTATGATCTTCCTGATTGATTTTTTCTAAAATCGCTAGAGTGGGCAAAGTGTCTATGTCGAGCGTATCTATGTTGCGCCCTTCAGAAGCGATGCTATTTAATTCACTGAGCAAATTTACTTGAGTCATAAATTGATTACGTTCGGTTAGTTAGTGGATGAAGGCGAGCACAATTGCTTTGCCAACAAACAAGCGCCATCAAGAGAGTTTCCCTTACTTGGCACAATTAAATTGCGATAAGTCGCACTTAGCAGTCCTTGGCTCGGTTCAGCCAGACCACCCATGAGCACCAAGGGTAAATCACTTGAGCCGCAGGTACGCTTGATTAATTTTTCGATCATGGTGGCATGGGCAGTGAGTACTTCTAACGCCACCACACACTCTTCTTTTAGGTTGAAAACATGTGGCGCAAGCGCTGCGAAATCAGCTGGTTTCGCCATCGCTAACCATTGCAAGATTGAATGGCGACTGTAACCAATTTGGCTGGCCACAAACAAACTTAACGTGCTTTTTGCTACCCCATTCAAGTCCATTTCCAACAGCAACTTTTGAACCGCTAAGTAGCCAAGTTTCGCACCGCCACCTTCATCACCGATACAAAAGCCCCACCCGCCTATCATCTTTTCGTTGCGGTTATGATCCATACGCATACCAACCGACCCTGTCCCGAGTGCTACAACAGCCACTGGATGGCCAGCATTAGCGCCGTACAAGGAGGTCTTGGCATCAGACACCACACTTAATTTGGCAAATTTGAAGGCTAAATCTCGCTCTAATTTAACCACCAAGGATTTATCCCCGGCACCGGCGACACCAAACACAGCCGATACCTGCTCGGCGCTGCAGTCCGCCTGCTCTAATAATTGCCTGCAAGCATCTGTAATACTGGCTAACGCCAAGGAGTAATCATTACTCAGAGACGTTGCCCCAGCATTCACTTGCCACTGCATTGAGGTTTGTAAGTCAACGAGCCGGGCAACCGTTTTTGTGCCCCCGCCGTCTAAGCCAAGTATGAATTGAATTGAATGGTTCATGCTTCCTGTCCCTGAAATTGCGATTCGCTGCTGCCTTTGCCTGATAAACACACTAGGCTTGCGACCAATGTGGCGATACAAAGTTGCCAAGTAAATCCAATGTGCACTATCCAGTCTTGTGGTAAGTACAGCGTCATAATATAAGGCTGAAATAAAAGCGTCGTCATAAAACCGCAAATGAGCGCCGCTAACACGCTTTGAGGGCTACCGCGCTTAGTGAAGATGGCGGTGAAATACACACCTAATAAGCCACTGTACGAGAACACCATGACACCCAAAGCAAACTGTAAAAGTGGTGTGTCAGTATATTGTTGCCAATAAAAGCATAAGCAGGCCATAGCGCCTAGTGCTGCAGCCACCAACCCCATAGCCACGCGCCCAGCGCTGACAAAATGCATGTCACTGTGGCGATTACCTTTCTTCTTTTGCCAAGGTGCGTAAATATCTTGCACCAACACTGACGCCATAGAATTCAACCCTGAATTAAGTGTCGATAGCGCTGCAGCAATGATGCCAACGGTTACTAACGCTTTCACGCCAGCAGGAATATGATTGAGTACGTAGTACATGAAAATAGTGACTGGCTCACCTTCAAAGGTCGGTAAAACCTCGCCTGCAGCACCGCTATGCATTAAATCTGGGCGCTGGTAATAAACATATAGCAACAAGCCAATAACAATGAAAAGCAGCATGATCGGAATCACCATAACAATGGAATACAGCATGGCTTTACTGCCTTCTTTGGCATTTTTACACGTTAGCACGCGCTGGGTCATGTCTTGGTCAAGACCAAATGCGGCGATATTTAGCAACACAAAACCAGTAAACACTGACCAGATGTTAAACACGCCCGAGGGGCTGAAATCCCAATCAAATTTGAATAACGCCAGCTTCGATGCTTGACCAGCTCCTGGCTCGGCAAGCACCGCCATGATGCTGGACATATCACTGGGGATCGCCGCCAGCAAACAATAAATAACCGCTACCGCTGCCCCCACATACACGCAACACTGAATTACATCACTGTATATCACTGTTTTGATGCCACCATACACTGTGTACATCAGACCTGCGACTGTCAAAATACAAGTTGCAGCCACTACATGTGATGCTTCAATGTCGGCAAATAAAATCATCGATACGGCAATCGCTGCCATGTACAAACGAGCCCCGCTCGCGAATATACGGCCACATAAATACATCAAACCTGCTTGTTTCTTCGCTGTGGGGCCAAAGCGTACTTCAAGCAGTTCGTATACGGTGTACACATTAAATTTATAAAACTTAGGAATAAGAAAAGTGGCAACAAAGAACGCCGCCACAAACGCGCCTAAGTTAGTCGCTAAATAAGACAAATCACCGCGGTAACCCTGGTCGGGGCCGCCTAAAAAAGTGGCTGCAGATTGCGAAGTGGCGAGCACAGATATGGCCACCGCCCATACAGGCATAGTGTTACCACCACGAAAGTAATCTTGGCTGTTTGCTGAGCGGCGATTAAAAAACCAACCTGAGCCCAGTAGCAACAAGCCATAAGCAACAAAAACTAACCAATCTAAACCAGAATACTGTGCGCTCATTAATGCTTACCGTATACGCTTAATGTTATAGAGACGATCCACATAACTGTTTTTCTCCGACAAGCGAAGGGGTAACAAAGGCGTGACGGACACACCGTTTAAGGTGCCTTTGTAGAGCTTTTTATGCTCATCAAAATACGCCAAGCCTTTTACGTCATGGATCACAAACGGCTGGCCCTGTTCATCGCCTAAATAGAGCATCACGTGGCCAGGAATATAAAGTAAGTCACCTATTTCTAAATCTTCAATGGCCGCTAGTTTATCTGCCATAGGAGATTGCTTGGAAAACCGGTTATCAATACCGAAGTCTGTTCCACCCTGATCACCAGAGTTGCGTGGCATTAAAATGCCGAACGAGCGGTAAATTTCTCCCACAAACCCTGTGCAGTCACGGCCGTTATAATCATGCCCCCAACCATAACGTTCACCTAAAAACTTGAAGGCTTGACGAATAACGTTCGCTTTGGTGTATGCCATGTACCCCAAATGCACGTCTTGGCTTCGCCCGATAAGGGCTTTTTGTAAGCTCAACTTCCCTTGCGGTGTACGAGTGGGTAACCAAACCACGTAATTGGCATAAGGGTTTTGGGCGTATAATGCGGTTGGCACTTCATTTTCGCTAACTAAAGGCAAACGTACACTCATGTCCAGTTGTTGCTCAGACACTGCTGGCATGTCAGGCACGTATTGAGTGAACACCTTGGCTCCGGTAATCACAACGAAATCGCTTTCATCTTTAAATTCAGCAACTTGCTGTTTAGTACCAAGGGCAAAATTTTCGACTCTTGTCCAAGCGAGGTAATTAAACCCTTGCACCAATGCCCACTGCTTATCTTTGCTGTAGGTTAGGATCGCAACTGCGTCCCCTGGAAACAAAGCGCTTTCTTGAAAACGGTCAAGGTCCACATCCATCCCTGAGTTCAGCACTCTATCATCGGTTGGAAAGGTACGCAGTGCTGCGCGCTTTACCATTAAGCCAAATCCCACTTTGTGACCATTCGGTGCTGAAGCAAAAGTCATATTGTCTTGATAAAGCTCATAATCTTGAGCACTTAACTGGCGTCCACCAACAAAATAGCGCGCACTTTTGGGCACTTTGCTGATGCTGTGAATTTTCGCTGTGAGTTGTTTGTCAGTAAGTGAATCTGGACTACTGAGGGGATCGCTAACAAAACGGTTATGCTCAATTAACCCTTGGTTATGCGCATTGATCTGTTCTTGGGTCATGACTAGCTGTTCAGGACTTTTTAGCTTCTGCACCCAGTGATCAGGGTGCAACTGAACTTGTGTTACATTCATCACATCAGTTCCCCAGTTCTTTTGCAGGTCTTTGGTAGGATGCTGTAGAGCACTGGCAGGCAATGCAGTCGCACTTAAAGCGCATGCCAGTAACAGCCCGATTGATAAAATACGTTTCATATTGTTCTCCGTTTACGCTGCGCTTAGCCATGCTAACGCTCGCCCTACCAATAAGCCGCCGCCGGTGCCAACTATGTAACCCAACATGGCCATTAACACGCCCACAGGGATTAACGCTCGAGAATAAGCAGCAGCAAGTATAGGAGCAGATGCCACGCCGCCAATATTGGCCAACGATGCGATACCGCAGGTGAATAAATCAAGTTTGAACAGCTTGGCCACCAGTAGCATAAGCCCACCATGTACAGCCAAAATAAATAAGCCAAGCAAGATATATATAGGCGCTTGGGTTAATTCGTTGAAATTAGCACGCGAAGCAATCAAGCCGATAATGAGATACAGCATGAGGGATGATAACTCTTTCCCCCCCCACATTTTGCTGATGGGAGTGATTGCACAAATAACACCCAAAACGGTGACCAACATCACAGTCCATGCGGTTTTAGTAAAAAATTCTGTCACAGGCAAAGCAGCAGCAAGATGTTGACATAGGATGGACACCAACATTGCCCCAGACAGCAAAACCAACATAGAGGTGGTTTTATTGCCTGTGTATTCCTGTTGTTTACTGGCTAAATTGGCACTGACTTCTGCTAAGGCTTTACCATCAGCTTTAGTCCAATGATTGAAGCGATTCGCGAAAGGAACTAACGCCAACAGAAACATGACCCACATGGCGTAATCAATTGAGTCAATTAGCAAGGTGTAACCCATACTGGAATCAGGCACATTAAGCGCCGCTTGCACCGCAGCCATATTACCTGTGCCGCCCATCCAACTGCCGCTTAGCGCCGCTAGCGTTTTCCACGCATCTGGGGCTAAAAAGCCTTTAAATAGCGCAAAACCAATGACAAATGCACAACCAATGCTGATCGCTGCGGCAAAAAATGCCAACAGCATCTTGCCGCCCAAGCGTTTAATTTGACGTAAATCAGCGTCCAGCAACATTAAGAAGATCATAGCCGGAAGAATATTTGCCTTAAGGGAAGAATACGCCTGATTGATCTCTGCTGTTTTACTCCATAAACCCAGCGTAGACATCATCATGACTGTGAAATACAGCAATACGATGGCGGGTAGATAATGGAATAACTTCCAACGGGTTTTCTCTTCTACTAGGGCTAGTCCCCCCGCGATAAAGAGTAAAACACTGATGTATGCAAAGGCAGTCGTGATCATAAAAAAAGTGGTTAGTTTGCAGTAACCAAACAGTACCCAGTTGCAGACTATTTGTAAATAACTATTATAAAATATAGAAAAATAAAGAATAATTTATTATTCTAAATCCACTGTACACTTTATCAACATAAAAGGGGTTCCCATTGAGTAGCTTCATGGCGCAAGAAACGGCGCAAACACCATCTGTTATACGTCAGCAACTCATTCGTAACGCCGAGCAGTGTGAAACACTCGTCAGCCAAATAAAAGCGAGAAAACCCAGTTATGTGTTAATGATTGGCCGTGGTTCATCTGATCACGCAGGTGTTTTCGCTAAATACTTATTAGAAACTGAGCTAGGCATACCCGTTATGGCGTCTGCCCCTTCGGTGTTCGGTATTTACCATAAATCTGTCAATCACCAAAGCGCCTTAGTGATTGCCATTTCCCAGTCTGGCCGCAGCCCTGATATTGTGAATCAAGTGAAATCAGCCAAAGCCAGTGGCGCTATGTGTTTGGCCTTGGTAAACGACGAACAGTCTCCCCTAGCCCAAGCAGCTGATTATGTATTGCCCATGGGGGCGGGGTTAGAGCAATCGGTTGCCGCAACCAAAAGCTACTTAGCCAGTTTGAGTGCATTACTGCAATTATGCGCCTACTGGAATAACAACACCGCGCTACTCGATAGCCTTACTAATCTGCCGGACGCGTTAGAACAGGTACTCGCACAGCCTGCGCAGCTAACGCCTGATTTACTGCACGAGATTCGACATTGCGTCATGTTAGGACGCGGTTTTGGTTACGCTATCAGCCGTGAAATGGCGCTGAAATTAAAAGAAGTTCTGGCGATACACTGTGAAGCTTTCAGCAGCGCCGAGTTTATGCACGGCCCGTCAGCCATGCTTGCCAATCAACTCCATGTCATTGATGTTCAAGTTGAAGATGAAACGACTGACGTGCATAGTAACCAGATACACACCTTCGCCCAACAAGGGGGTCGCGTTGTATCTCTGTCGCACCCTAAGCTTACGCTGCACCCTCGTTGCCTGCCGTTATTGGTGGTATTGCGTTTCTATGTAGACATTGAGCGTATCGCTCAAGCTTATGGTCGAGATCCAGACCGACCTCAGGGCCTTAAAAAAATAACAGAGACCCATTGATATGCAATTTAGATGTGAGCGCTTACTGACCTCAAACGGCTGGTTGAATAACCAAACTGTAATCGTTGAACAAGACACCATCCAAAATATAACAGCAACATCTTCTAATGACGCCCATTTGGCGTTTTACCCCGGTTCAGTGGTACCTGGTTTTATCGATGTACAAGTTAACGGTGGTGGTGGTGTACTGTTTAACCAGTCACCTACCACAGCAGCTTTAGCGCAAATGAGCCTAGCTCATCGCAAATTTGGTACCACAGGGTTAATGCCAACATTGATCACGGATGAACTGCCTGTCATGCAACACGCAGCACAGATTATGGCTGAGGCCATTGACCAACATGTGGCTGGGATCCTTGGGGTGCATTTTGAAGGACCACACTTAAGCAAACCGAAAAAAGGCGTGCATGATGAAGCCTTTATTCGCCCTATCACAGATGATGAATTAGCCCTTTATTTACGCAAAGATTTGGGGAAAGTGATTGTGACACTTGCTCCTGAAAATGTTAGCCCAGACGTGATTACACAATTGTGCCAGCATGGAGTGAAAGTATGCCTAGGCCACTCTAACGCTGATGCAGAAACCGTACTCAAGGCAATTGAGGCCGGCGCAGATGGGTTCACTCACTTATTCAACGCTATGTCAGCCATGCTGTCACGCGCACCTGGCATGGTAGGGGTGGCGCTAAATACACCAGATACCTATGCGGGCTTAATTCTAGATCATTACCACATTGACCCAATTTGCAGTGAAATAGCGATTAAAATCAAAGGGAAAGAAAGAATGATGCTGGTTACCGATGCCATGGGATTAATCGGCACTGACGATGACAGCTTTATGTTCGGTACACAGAAGGTCACGCGCGTTGGCAATAAACTAACCACAGATAACGGTACGCTAGCAGGCTCCCATTTAGACATGCTTAGCGCAATCAAAAATGCGGTGCGCGATTTACATATTCCTCTTGAAGACGCCATCACAATGGCCAGTACCACACCTGCTCATTATCTTGGTTTACAAGACACCCATGGCGTTATTGCCAAAGGCAAAAAAGCGGACTTTGTTGTACTAGATGATGCGCTAAATATCACGGCATTATGCCAATCAGGTCAATTCATTCCACAATCATAAGAATAAGGGACAACCCATGACACTCACTACTTCTGCGCCGCGCTCAAGCGTTATGCCCATGTGCATTATTGCACTGCTGTTTTTCATATTCGGCTTTGTAACTTGGTTAAACGGCGCACTGATCCCTTTTTTACAAGTGGTGTGTCAGCTCTCTGAAACTCAAGCTCTGATGATTGCATCCTGCTTTTACTTTGCTTACGTAGTGATGGCGTTGCCCATGGCTATGATCTTGGAAAAGGTCGGGTATCAGTCATCCATGGTATTAGGGTTAAGCATTATTGCCCTTGGCTTGCTTGGTTTTATCCCTGCAGCGTTACTGCAAGAATTTTGGATCTTCCTGGTGGCGCAGTTCGTTATTGGCAGCGGCTTAACCATCTTACAAACTGCTGCTAACCCTTATGTGGTCAATGTCGGGCCAACCAAAAGTGCTGCTGCGCGCATCGCGATTATGGGGTTACTCAATAAAGGCGCTGGTATATTAGCGCCTATTCTTTTCACCGCATGGGTATTAGGCGGCTTTAGCGACATTAACCTAGCGACTGTCAATCAGCTGCCTGCAGAGCAACAGCAATTGCAAATCGAAAGCATGGCTCATCAATTGATTACGCCATACGTGGGTATGGCCATTGCCTTGCTAGCATTAGCCGGTGGTTTGTCGCGTATTTCGCTGCCCGATTTGGCTTTACTAGAGTCTCCTGTCAATGACGAGTCAGACGCGCTTGAAGATAGCGCTCGTCATCAAACTAAAAGCGTAATTTGGCAATTTCCCCAGCTAGTGCTTGGCGCCATCGCACTGTTCTTTTATGTGGGGGTGGAAGTTATCGCCGGCGACACGATTGGTTTATATGGTGCGAGCATAGGAGTCGCTAACGCCACCACGCTCACGTCATATACCATGGGCTTTATGGTGTTGGGTTACTTTCTTGGCTTGGTGTGTATCCCACGCTTTGTATCACAAGCAAATGCCCTGCGCATCAGTGCCATTGGCGGTTTGGTCATTACCGTTTTATTGCTGTTCTCGTCAAATGAGCAAACCATGCTAGCGCAATTACTTTGGGGATGGACCGGGATCGCCGTGATCCCAAACAGCGTCGCGTTAATTGCCCTACTGGGCTTGGCCAATGCCATGGTGTGGCCAACGCTGTGGCCTTTAGCCCTGGCGGATTTGGGGCGTTTTACCCCAAAAGGCTCTGCGATTTTAATCATGGGTATTGCTGGGGGCGCGCTGATGCCAATTATCTATGGGCAATTGGCTCAAGCGAGTAATAGCCAACAAGCTTATTGGATATTATTGCCAGGGTATTTAATGATAGGTTTTTACGCATTTTATGGTCACAAAATGCGTAGTTGGTCGTAAGTAACGGCGTGTACTAGGAGTCATGCCGCAAAATAGATGGTTAAACGCGGTGTTAAAGCACCGCGCTTTCATCTAGCGTTAATTGTTGCTTGCTTGCATCAAGTGTTGCCATAGCGCCAACAGGTACGGTCGCCATATCTTTAATGTGACCAATCATCACACCACTTAGGACGGGCACATTCAAGTCACCTAAACGGTCCTTTAGAACATGTTCAACGCTAAAGGACGGGCCGCTGCTCGGCTGACAATCGGTACATTTACCAAACACTATACCTACTACCTTGTCCAATCTACCTGCCAGTTTAAGGTGGGTTAGCATACCGTCGATCCGGTAGGGCGCTTCCTCTACGTCTTCTAAGAATAGGATTTTGCCTGCGTAATCTGGCTCATAAGGGCTACCCACTAACTTCACCATAAGCGACAGATTGCCACCAATTAATACGCCCGATGCCTGCCCCTCGGTAACGGTTGTAAGACGGTTGTCTTTCTCGGCTTGACCTTCGGCGGGTTCAAACACCGGCGGTGTGGCCAGTGGCATACTCTTCACAGGATTGAACAACACGCTTTTGAATTCACCTAAGGTGTACTCAGTAAAGCTCTGTTTCGCAATAGGTCCGTGAAAGGTCATGATGCCGCTTCGAGTGTAAATCGCATTAAGCAGCGCAGTGACATCGCTATAACCGAGAAACACCTTGGGGTTTTGGCGGATGAGGTCATAATCTAAATAAGGCAAAATTCGTGGCGAGCCATAGCCACCACGTAAGCAAAAAATAGCGTCTACGGTATTATCAGCAAACATGCTATTTACGTCGTTCGCTCTGTCTTTATCGGTACCCGCTAAATAAGCGGTGCGATCAAACAAATGAGTGGCCGTTTTCACCTTGAAACCAAAAGAGCGAATAATATCCATGGCGAAGTAGATTTCTTGGTCTTCCCAAGTATTGCTGCTTGGAGCAATGAGCCCAATGGTCTGGCCTGCCTTTAAGCGCTTGGGTTTACGAATTTTTACTGAGCGCTCACCAGCATCAGCCACAGATGCGGCACTTACTGATGTAAGCGGAATCAACGCGCTCGCCATCGCAGAAGTAATAA encodes:
- the murQ gene encoding N-acetylmuramic acid 6-phosphate etherase, translated to MTQVNLLSELNSIASEGRNIDTLDIDTLPTLAILEKINQEDHKVAAAVSAAMADITSGVEAIVSSFNRGGRLVYMGAGTSGRLGILDAVECMPTFSVPEGMVIGLIAGGEKAVIHAVEGAEDDRAMGVADLKALNFSDKDTLVGIAASGRTPYVAAGLEYAKQCKATTIAVNCSPNSVIGQIADIDICAQVGPEVLTGSTRLKSGTAQKLILNMLSTASMIRIGKTYQNLMVDLNASNQKLYARAVRIVMQATDCEEQTAYEALDHANKEVKVAILMILTGVDVQQAREKLAQKQGFLRHAMSQGES
- a CDS encoding BadF/BadG/BcrA/BcrD ATPase family protein; its protein translation is MNHSIQFILGLDGGGTKTVARLVDLQTSMQWQVNAGATSLSNDYSLALASITDACRQLLEQADCSAEQVSAVFGVAGAGDKSLVVKLERDLAFKFAKLSVVSDAKTSLYGANAGHPVAVVALGTGSVGMRMDHNRNEKMIGGWGFCIGDEGGGAKLGYLAVQKLLLEMDLNGVAKSTLSLFVASQIGYSRHSILQWLAMAKPADFAALAPHVFNLKEECVVALEVLTAHATMIEKLIKRTCGSSDLPLVLMGGLAEPSQGLLSATYRNLIVPSKGNSLDGACLLAKQLCSPSSTN
- a CDS encoding sodium:solute symporter, whose product is MSAQYSGLDWLVFVAYGLLLLGSGWFFNRRSANSQDYFRGGNTMPVWAVAISVLATSQSAATFLGGPDQGYRGDLSYLATNLGAFVAAFFVATFLIPKFYKFNVYTVYELLEVRFGPTAKKQAGLMYLCGRIFASGARLYMAAIAVSMILFADIEASHVVAATCILTVAGLMYTVYGGIKTVIYSDVIQCCVYVGAAVAVIYCLLAAIPSDMSSIMAVLAEPGAGQASKLALFKFDWDFSPSGVFNIWSVFTGFVLLNIAAFGLDQDMTQRVLTCKNAKEGSKAMLYSIVMVIPIMLLFIVIGLLLYVYYQRPDLMHSGAAGEVLPTFEGEPVTIFMYYVLNHIPAGVKALVTVGIIAAALSTLNSGLNSMASVLVQDIYAPWQKKKGNRHSDMHFVSAGRVAMGLVAAALGAMACLCFYWQQYTDTPLLQFALGVMVFSYSGLLGVYFTAIFTKRGSPQSVLAALICGFMTTLLFQPYIMTLYLPQDWIVHIGFTWQLCIATLVASLVCLSGKGSSESQFQGQEA
- a CDS encoding SH3 domain-containing protein, which produces MKRILSIGLLLACALSATALPASALQHPTKDLQKNWGTDVMNVTQVQLHPDHWVQKLKSPEQLVMTQEQINAHNQGLIEHNRFVSDPLSSPDSLTDKQLTAKIHSISKVPKSARYFVGGRQLSAQDYELYQDNMTFASAPNGHKVGFGLMVKRAALRTFPTDDRVLNSGMDVDLDRFQESALFPGDAVAILTYSKDKQWALVQGFNYLAWTRVENFALGTKQQVAEFKDESDFVVITGAKVFTQYVPDMPAVSEQQLDMSVRLPLVSENEVPTALYAQNPYANYVVWLPTRTPQGKLSLQKALIGRSQDVHLGYMAYTKANVIRQAFKFLGERYGWGHDYNGRDCTGFVGEIYRSFGILMPRNSGDQGGTDFGIDNRFSKQSPMADKLAAIEDLEIGDLLYIPGHVMLYLGDEQGQPFVIHDVKGLAYFDEHKKLYKGTLNGVSVTPLLPLRLSEKNSYVDRLYNIKRIR
- a CDS encoding DUF819 domain-containing protein, with the protein product MITTAFAYISVLLFIAGGLALVEEKTRWKLFHYLPAIVLLYFTVMMMSTLGLWSKTAEINQAYSSLKANILPAMIFLMLLDADLRQIKRLGGKMLLAFFAAAISIGCAFVIGFALFKGFLAPDAWKTLAALSGSWMGGTGNMAAVQAALNVPDSSMGYTLLIDSIDYAMWVMFLLALVPFANRFNHWTKADGKALAEVSANLASKQQEYTGNKTTSMLVLLSGAMLVSILCQHLAAALPVTEFFTKTAWTVMLVTVLGVICAITPISKMWGGKELSSLMLYLIIGLIASRANFNELTQAPIYILLGLFILAVHGGLMLLVAKLFKLDLFTCGIASLANIGGVASAPILAAAYSRALIPVGVLMAMLGYIVGTGGGLLVGRALAWLSAA
- the nagB-II gene encoding glucosamine-6-phosphate deaminase NagB-II, with the protein product MAQETAQTPSVIRQQLIRNAEQCETLVSQIKARKPSYVLMIGRGSSDHAGVFAKYLLETELGIPVMASAPSVFGIYHKSVNHQSALVIAISQSGRSPDIVNQVKSAKASGAMCLALVNDEQSPLAQAADYVLPMGAGLEQSVAATKSYLASLSALLQLCAYWNNNTALLDSLTNLPDALEQVLAQPAQLTPDLLHEIRHCVMLGRGFGYAISREMALKLKEVLAIHCEAFSSAEFMHGPSAMLANQLHVIDVQVEDETTDVHSNQIHTFAQQGGRVVSLSHPKLTLHPRCLPLLVVLRFYVDIERIAQAYGRDPDRPQGLKKITETH
- the nagA gene encoding N-acetylglucosamine-6-phosphate deacetylase → MQFRCERLLTSNGWLNNQTVIVEQDTIQNITATSSNDAHLAFYPGSVVPGFIDVQVNGGGGVLFNQSPTTAALAQMSLAHRKFGTTGLMPTLITDELPVMQHAAQIMAEAIDQHVAGILGVHFEGPHLSKPKKGVHDEAFIRPITDDELALYLRKDLGKVIVTLAPENVSPDVITQLCQHGVKVCLGHSNADAETVLKAIEAGADGFTHLFNAMSAMLSRAPGMVGVALNTPDTYAGLILDHYHIDPICSEIAIKIKGKERMMLVTDAMGLIGTDDDSFMFGTQKVTRVGNKLTTDNGTLAGSHLDMLSAIKNAVRDLHIPLEDAITMASTTPAHYLGLQDTHGVIAKGKKADFVVLDDALNITALCQSGQFIPQS
- a CDS encoding sugar MFS transporter, encoding MTLTTSAPRSSVMPMCIIALLFFIFGFVTWLNGALIPFLQVVCQLSETQALMIASCFYFAYVVMALPMAMILEKVGYQSSMVLGLSIIALGLLGFIPAALLQEFWIFLVAQFVIGSGLTILQTAANPYVVNVGPTKSAAARIAIMGLLNKGAGILAPILFTAWVLGGFSDINLATVNQLPAEQQQLQIESMAHQLITPYVGMAIALLALAGGLSRISLPDLALLESPVNDESDALEDSARHQTKSVIWQFPQLVLGAIALFFYVGVEVIAGDTIGLYGASIGVANATTLTSYTMGFMVLGYFLGLVCIPRFVSQANALRISAIGGLVITVLLLFSSNEQTMLAQLLWGWTGIAVIPNSVALIALLGLANAMVWPTLWPLALADLGRFTPKGSAILIMGIAGGALMPIIYGQLAQASNSQQAYWILLPGYLMIGFYAFYGHKMRSWS
- a CDS encoding S66 peptidase family protein, encoding MMIVRRTLLKAFITSAMASALIPLTSVSAASVADAGERSVKIRKPKRLKAGQTIGLIAPSSNTWEDQEIYFAMDIIRSFGFKVKTATHLFDRTAYLAGTDKDRANDVNSMFADNTVDAIFCLRGGYGSPRILPYLDYDLIRQNPKVFLGYSDVTALLNAIYTRSGIMTFHGPIAKQSFTEYTLGEFKSVLFNPVKSMPLATPPVFEPAEGQAEKDNRLTTVTEGQASGVLIGGNLSLMVKLVGSPYEPDYAGKILFLEDVEEAPYRIDGMLTHLKLAGRLDKVVGIVFGKCTDCQPSSGPSFSVEHVLKDRLGDLNVPVLSGVMIGHIKDMATVPVGAMATLDASKQQLTLDESAVL